Genomic window (Deinococcus yavapaiensis KR-236):
TCCCGGCCGAGTCGCGCAACGACAACGGAATGTTCTGAGCACAAGCACCACGGCATGACCTGCTGCGGATCCGCGAGCGGCTCAGCCACAAACCGCAAGGAGAGCACCATGAGCAGCACGACCGAAGACAACAAGACACTCGTCCGCAAGTTCTACGAGGCCTACAACGGTGGCGACCTCCAGAGCGCATTCGACACCTACATCTCCCAGGACCTCGTCAACCACACGAACGGTGGGGCGATGGACCGTCAGTTGTGGATGCAGTCCGACCTTGCCGCGAAGGTGGCCATGCCCGACCAGACGATGACGATCCTGGGTCAAGCTGCGGACGGCGACAAGGTCTTCACCCACTGGGTCCTCGTCGGCACCCACACC
Coding sequences:
- a CDS encoding ester cyclase; its protein translation is MSSTTEDNKTLVRKFYEAYNGGDLQSAFDTYISQDLVNHTNGGAMDRQLWMQSDLAAKVAMPDQTMTILGQAADGDKVFTHWVLVGTHTGSDFFGVPASGRATRLEAVAVDVVRDGKIVEHNAVGDFSAFMAQLTGE